The Deltaproteobacteria bacterium region GGCCAACGGCAAGGATGGCCTGGCAAAAGCTGAGACTACTGCTTTTGATGTTATTCTCTGCGACCTGAAAATGCCTGTTCTCGATGGCATGAGTTTTCTTAAAGAATTTCAACAAACTGGCATTGATTCGACCGTCATCATGATGTCCGCCTATGGTACTCTTGACATGGCTCTGGAGGCGATGAAGCTGGGAGCCTACGATTACGTGTCCAAGCCGTTCAAGACAGATGAGGTGCTTCTCACCCTCAAGAAAGCAGAAGAACGGGAGCGGCTGCGTCGCGAAAATCAACGGCTGCAAAAGAGTGTAAAGGAGCGCTACAGTTTTGCTTGTATGATTGGCCGCAGTGCTGCCATGCAAGAGATCTTTGCAACAATTGAACGAATTGCCGCCTACAAAAGCACGGTCCTCATCACTGGCGAAAGTGGCACCGGCAAAGAATTGATTGCCAGGGCCATTCACTACAACTCGCCGCGAGCACGACAGCCACTGGTGACGGTGAATTGTGGTGCCATTCCTGAAACGCTACTGGAGAGTGAACTCTTTGGTCATTGTAAAGGGGCATTTACAGATGCTGCCAGCAATAAATTGGGGCTGTTCGCTGAAGCAGATGGCGGCTCTATCTTTCTCGACGAAATTGGTGAACTGCCTCTGGCCCTGCAGGTAAAACTTCTGAGAGTGTTGCAGGAAGGAGAGTTCAAAAGACTCGGTGATACCAGGACCATGAAGGTGGATACCAGAGTTATCGCAGCCACCACCAAGAACCTGGCCTTAGAGGTGAGTGAGGGCCGTTTTCGTGATGATCTCTACTACAGGATCAATGTGCTGCAAATTTGTGTACCGCCTCTGCGGGACCGGCGCCTGGACATTCCTCTGCTAGCGAACCACTTTATTGATAAGACAAGAGAACGGCTGGGATGTGAGGCAAGAGAGCTGAGTCCGCAGGTCATGCGGACCCTGCAGCAATACCCATGGCCCGGCAATGTGCGTGAACTGGAGAACGTCATTGAACGGGCCATGATTATGGCGCAAGGGAAAAGAATAGAAGTGGATGATTTGCCACCGGAAATAGTGAATTCCAAGGGCACTGAATTTCAGCCGCAAGAGGAGGCCGACCTGTCGATCAAGGCTGCCAGCCGATTGCTCGAAAAAAACCTCATTCAACGGGCGCTGGAGAAAACGGGAGGCAATCGGACTCAGGCGGCGAGACTTCTGGAGATCAGCCACCCGGCCCTTCTTTACAAGATGAAGGCCTATGGTCTCGGTGATTCCCAAAGGGGATGAATCGCTGCCACTTCTAGATGGGGCAGCTGGCTGGCAGGAGATCGGCGCAATGACAAAATTTTGCCATCAAGAGAACGGGCAAGATAAGTGTCACGGTGAAAAGAGTTGCCGCCAGTAGTAGATGTGGACATCATTGGTGACGCTGGCTGGCAATGTCTTGCTCCCACCCTGCAGTCCCACCAGAACTGTTGGCGTATCCTGGAGCACAGCTATTGTTGCAGAGGATGGCATAGACTCTCCGATGACAACAGAGCGATCCTCTTTGGTGAGGTCAGAGTTGGACTCGTCAAAATTGATTACAGCTGCTCCGGTCCTGTAGTCTAGAGCATAGAGACGAGCCGTTCCCTTGTTGGGCTCCGCACAGGGGTCAGAAGGTGGAAACAGTGTGGGGTCGGGAGGCGTGTAGGTGGTGAAATAGACTCCGCCGTCATAAACAACCGGAGTTGAGACCATCTTTTCGCCCAGGTGTTCCAGGCGGATGTACCAACCTTTATTGTTGGGGTCGCTGAGTGTGGCCCTGATGCTTTCCTTCTGAGCTGCAGTGCCCACCTGGATAAGGTCCTGGGTCACATCGAGGAGCTGGGACAGGGTGATGGTGCTAAAGGTCCCGATAGGTTCCCAATAGTTTTTTATCACATAGAATCCATTGGTGTATGAGGTGTCCATAGGGTGGGCCCTGTCGCCGGTACCGATGAAGATGTACTCGCCGAAAACTTCTTCTGTGGCATCCGGGGCATGGAAAAACTTCTTTCCCAGTGTAAATGTCTGAGCGCCGACCACCAGGGAGTCGGGCAGTTCGAAGAGCTTTCTCTTTTCCCAGTTGCCGTCGTAGTCGTCATCGCGAAAAGCAAAAAGGTGACCGCCAAGGTCTGCGGCATAAATCCGGTTCATGAAACCGTCGCCATTGCTGTCCACCCCAGTCAAATCCACAATAGCATGGGTCATCACCGGGGTGCCGCCTGCGTCTGTCCAGTTGCCGCCATTTATGTTGATAATGCTCACCTGGCCATCCGTAACTCTGACGGCAAATACAGCTTTGCCCACCGAGTCTGAGGAGGGAGGAGGTTCTGCATCCTCGCCGGGGTCATATCCCCCTGCCAGAAGAAATACCGTGTCTACTGGATTTCCTGCATTGCCGGTTTTTATGTCGTGGATCTCCGGTTTGCTCCATGACTGCCCGAGTCTTGCTGCTGGACCGTCAGCACTGCCGTCATTGTTGCCATCAAGTGCTTCGAGGTAGCTTGGACCGATCTTGTAGAGCCATGTTGGCGTTAGCGGATCAGTGATATCCAGGGCATAGTAGTGGTTTCCGCCTCTTCGCTCTCCAAAAATTATAATTTTCTGTCCAGCGTCTTGATAAACTACAGGTGAGGCATCCACAAAATAGTCGTGGTTAGCGTCCAGGAGCATTTGCAGTCTGCTCAGTTGATTTGGAGGTACAAAACCCCAGGCTTCTGAACCGTTGGCATCATCGAAGCAGTGCAGCATGCCGTCGTTGCCGCCAGCAAAGATGTAGGAGTTAACTTCGGCTGGCTGGGCCAGGCCGTCGCCATTCAGGTCATTCCAGTAGTCCACAATTGCAGGCTGAGAGTGGATGAAGTCTCCCAGGAGCCATTCTTTACCCACACCGTAGACCTCGTCCAGTACTGCCTGAACTCCAGCGGTGGGGTAGCCGAGAAGTTCGCTGGTGATCATGGGGTTTGTGCTGGACAGAGCGTTCTGGGGGGCAGTGAGATTGGTGTTGGGCAAGGCCGGAGCAGGCGGGTTTTCTATGTAGGTAATGAGGGTGCGGTTGGCAGCCCCCAGGGACTTGAGAACCTCGCCGGCCCCCCCCATGGCCACTTCAGGACCGTCGTAAGAAGAGGACCAGAAAGACTGAGTGCCGTACATTATCTGGCCGTCTGCATCCAGGAGAGATTGATTGTTCTGGTCGAGGACTTGGCCGGCAGAAGAAATGGTGTATTTCTTTATGTTTCCGAGCCAGTTGCCACCAGCTGCCGTCTTGAAGAATCCCAGGTAGACTCTATTGCCGGCAAAGGCTCCCACTCCATGTGCGGCTGGGACTGCAGGGGCAAGAAAGACAGCATTGTTTCCCCGTGCAAAAGAGAGTTCATTGGCAGCTTTGATCTCAGAGAGCAGGTGGCGCAAGGCCATGTTCAGTGTGGCTGAATTGGTGGCGCTAAAATAGTCGCCTCCACCATTGGCTGCGGCATCTTTCAGAAGCTGACTATCATGGCGAAATCCTATGGTGTGGACTGTTATGGTCTGCTTTTCGAAGTCGCCCACAGTCCCGAGGCTGGAGTTGCAATCATTTTCGTGGAGATACTTGGCTACGTCGTCGAGATAATCGGAACCGTAGTCAGGGTAGCTGCCGGGGTCGTTGCCATCGGCGTCATAGTCTCCTATGGTGTCTCCATTGATGTAGGCACCGGTGGTGAGTTTGGTGTCGAGGTCATAGGTAGATTCACTGTCAGCTAGGATGATGATGTGGTTTTGCTGACAGCGGTGCTGAATGGGACTAGTATAGGTGGTGCCACTGTTGAACCAGCTCGCCATGCCGGCAAAGTAGAGGCCAGCCTCGGCAGCGGTTTCTGCCAGCGGAGTCCAGGTGGAAGCGGTCAAGGCGTTCATGTTGGCGATCAGGGTGCTCTTGTCTGTGCCACAGCCCCCCACCAGATATCCCCCCTGGCTGTAATTGAAGGCCATGAGCCCAAAGTTCACCTCAGGCGTGTTGTTGATGAGGTCTGCGAAGGCCTGCTTGGCAGCGTCCAACCGGGACTGAAAGGGACCGGCTTCATACGCTGCAAAGTTGAGATAATTTCCAGTACGAAGGAACTTGGTGTCAGAATTGTTGCTGCTGCAGGCAAAGTTAGCAGCAGCGTCCATGAGGGAGCCCCAGGCCTCACCGGCGTTGATGAGTTGATCTTTGATTTCGGGGCAGGAAATGTCATTGGTGCTGCTGGCAACAAGTTGCCAGGTGTCCCAGGATATTCGTTGATATACTGCATTGGTATTATATCCCGCGTTGGGATACAGTACACTTGGATCATACGAGGCGGATGGTACGTCAACCGTGCTCATGCTGGTGGAGTTGTCAAAAATGATAAGCACATTAGGATTTGGTGGGGCGGGCATGCTGGTGTACATGATGGTATCGTCTGCCAGAGTCAGCGTGGGAATACTGTATAGAAAAAGGGAGAGTATGATTAGCAGGCGTTTCATGGCAGTTACTCCTCGACCGCTTCCCCGGAGTAGAGCAAGCAAGTGGGGCTGGCACCTTGTCAGTACTTGTTGAATACCTTGTATAGTCCTGCCTGAATCCTGGTGTTTCCCGTGGATGAAGTCGCTGTGATGCCATAGCGTCGGGCCTCGAAATGTTTCAAACTGAAGCCCGATCCCGGTGGAGAAGAAGAAATGTGTGGCTGCGAAGGCAGGTCGTTGGCCGCATTGCTCAGAGAACCTATGGGAGTGTTCGAACTTTCAATGCATCTCAGTTCCACAGTACCATCATTACTGCCGTCTCCGTCAAAATCCACTGCGCTGGTGTAATATGCTCCGGTTTCGCCCGCTGCGAGAAAAGATTCCGTCAACCAGGCAGTCCTGTCCTCGAGGGTAGCAACGAGCACTGACTCGGCGTCGTAAAACTGTCTGGCAAGCTGTTTTTCATTTTGAGCGATCTTCATTTCTGTATCGGATGTATTGAGAGCTGCGATGCCAATGATAGAAATTGCCGCCAGCATCAGCAGAGCGAGCACCAGCACCATGCCCTTTTGTTCTCGCCAGAGACAACTTGTTTTGGAAAACACGATCATGCTGCCTGTCCTGACAAGTTGCGGCAGAGCACCCTCGTAGTGAAGGTCCTGTCGAACAACTTCCCCTTGGCGTCCTTATCCTGCACAGTCACAGCGATTTCGACGGCTTTGATGAGTTGCAGATCGTCACTTGCCACCGGGGTAGCAAGGCTATTGCCCTGAATGTCGAGGTAACTGAAGTTGAGGCTGCTCACCTTGTCCAGCAAATTTTGAGTGGCTTCACTTGCCGTCCCCTGATAAAGAATGCGCTGCAAGGTATTGCCATTCAAATGGTAGGTGATTTTTTCACTGTCCGTTTCGTCAATGGTACCATTTATGTTGAAATCTGCAGTGAACGTCACAGTGGTGTCCGCAGCCTGGAGTACACCAGCAGATGCGGTGCCCAATGGGTCCAGTCCTGCCATGCGGATCTCCTGTACCATGAAATGCAGGCCAATGCGGGCCGCCTGCTGGGCGTCGGCAATTCTATCCTGGGTGCGATAGGAGCGGTCAGCAGAAATAAACACACCATAGACAGACGACACCACCAGGGCCATGATGGCAAGAGCAAGCAGGATTTCCAGGACGGTGAAGCCCTTGTCGCCAGGAGGAGCGCTTGCATCTGCCCACAGGGCTGAATATGGCAAAGAGGCTCTTTTCCGGATCATTCTCCATTTCCGCGGGTGAGGGCACGCAGAACCACACTATGGGTTCGACCTGCTGCCGTCCAACTGACATTTACTTCCAACAAGCGTGTGCTTGCTGTGGGCCCCGGCCTCACAGTCCAGAAGCGGTCGAAACTGCCGCCAGCAGCCCCGGTTGCGTCCAGGCCGCTTTCACTGCCGTCTGTAAGGTCGGCCACATCTGCCACACTTTTCAGTTCTTCCAGCTTTGCCTGCGCCAGGTAGGTACAAACGGTAGTCTCATTGCTGAAGCTGTTTTCCTGGATGGCAGAGACTTGCATAGAAGCCACTGCCAGGATGCCAACGGCAAGAATGCTGACTGCCGTCAATACTTCCAGGAGAGTAAAACCACTCTTTGCAGACACTGGCAGAACCTCGTGACTGGAGTCCAACGGTTGTCTGTTCAAGGGATAGTGATGCGCCCAACCACATCCACCTGTATGGTTTTGCTGTGGTTGAGGGTATTTCTCAATTCTATCCTACCTGAATCCAGAGGGCCACCACTGCTGTCATAGGGAAGGCCGCGGCTGCCAAAGCCAAATCTGTCAGTCCCGTCGAAATTCACCGCAGCAATTGTCACCTGTGCAGGCAGGCTGACGACCTTGAGGGTGGGTTCAGAGCCATCCTGCAGGCAATTCCCTGGGGTACCGCCACCCACCCCGTTGTCCGTAAAAATGGTGTAATTGTTTGCCAGGACGGAAAACTCCAGGGCTAAAGGGGTAGCCTTTCTGATGGCGAGCGACTTTGTCAATTGCATATCGGCCTTGATACCCCTTACTGCTTTACCCAGTTCCAGGTCTGGCAACCATTTTACGAAAGCAGACAGCGCCAAGGTCGCCAGCACCACAAAAATGGTGAGAACAGTGAGCAGTTCCACCACACTGAATCCTTGTCGACTGTGATCCATCCAGGTTGTAGGGTCGTCCATTCTCTGTTGACTCGATGTAGTATTTCACTGGCAGCAATCCTGCTCCTTCAGAAAAATTTATGCAACTACACCTAGTTACACTCTCTTGAGGAGGATCTGTCACCAAGTTCATATGTAAGAAATCCACAAATCATATGATGATGCTCTTGCCGAACACATTGACCTCACGTTGCTGAAAAAATAGAGCTATAAAAGCAGGGTGTATGCAGAATCGCCTTGCCACGCAAGACTGCAACAAAATACTACGGTAACCCATGAAAAGCCCCAAAAAGTTGCCTCGGATAAAAATAACACTATTCAGCCGAGCAATGCAAGTCTCACTCTAGAAATTACTCCATTTCTCAACAGCTTATCAGTGAAGATCGGTCCAGGACAGTCAAGTTGTCCACCGTGGCTAGCCGCTTGCTCCTTCCATGGAGAGGCTCAGAACAGCGGTATTATAATTAGCAGATCACGTCAAAGAAGAGCTATTATGAGATCTGTCTATTTGTGGAGCCATTGGCCATTTTCGTGTAGCCACAGCCGCACTGTGCCTGTTGAAAGGAGGCGTATGGCGAAGGTGCGCTGGCAGCGATTGTGCAGATAGATGGTGCCGCTGCTGCAGGTGCCGTTGGGGTTGAACTTGATCCGGTTTTTGTTGAATGTCACACCATCCCCTTCGCCGGCATCAACTGAATTGTTGTTGAAATCACAACTGGGGCCTCCTTCAGCAGTTGGGAAAGCCCTGTAATGACATCCGGGATATGACTCGAGTGAAAAGACAAAATCCTCAGACTCTGTCTCATCTTTGTGACCATTGCCGTTTCGGTCCTGCCACA contains the following coding sequences:
- a CDS encoding prepilin-type N-terminal cleavage/methylation domain-containing protein codes for the protein MSAKSGFTLLEVLTAVSILAVGILAVASMQVSAIQENSFSNETTVCTYLAQAKLEELKSVADVADLTDGSESGLDATGAAGGSFDRFWTVRPGPTASTRLLEVNVSWTAAGRTHSVVLRALTRGNGE
- a CDS encoding GspH/FimT family pseudopilin encodes the protein MDDPTTWMDHSRQGFSVVELLTVLTIFVVLATLALSAFVKWLPDLELGKAVRGIKADMQLTKSLAIRKATPLALEFSVLANNYTIFTDNGVGGGTPGNCLQDGSEPTLKVVSLPAQVTIAAVNFDGTDRFGFGSRGLPYDSSGGPLDSGRIELRNTLNHSKTIQVDVVGRITIP
- a CDS encoding prepilin-type N-terminal cleavage/methylation domain-containing protein: MIRKRASLPYSALWADASAPPGDKGFTVLEILLALAIMALVVSSVYGVFISADRSYRTQDRIADAQQAARIGLHFMVQEIRMAGLDPLGTASAGVLQAADTTVTFTADFNINGTIDETDSEKITYHLNGNTLQRILYQGTASEATQNLLDKVSSLNFSYLDIQGNSLATPVASDDLQLIKAVEIAVTVQDKDAKGKLFDRTFTTRVLCRNLSGQAA
- a CDS encoding type II secretion system protein, with translation MKFGCRGMTLIQLLVAASLLGILTCIAVPWAQRILPNYYLSAAARCVVRSIHRARMQTIRTCSIHYLDFAAAKGEEPESSVCILWQDRNGNGHKDETESEDFVFSLESYPGCHYRAFPTAEGGPSCDFNNNSVDAGEGDGVTFNKNRIKFNPNGTCSSGTIYLHNRCQRTFAIRLLSTGTVRLWLHENGQWLHK
- a CDS encoding sigma-54-dependent Fis family transcriptional regulator, whose protein sequence is MRQKRILIIDDEENMRHMLTVLLEKEGYAVTSAANGKDGLAKAETTAFDVILCDLKMPVLDGMSFLKEFQQTGIDSTVIMMSAYGTLDMALEAMKLGAYDYVSKPFKTDEVLLTLKKAEERERLRRENQRLQKSVKERYSFACMIGRSAAMQEIFATIERIAAYKSTVLITGESGTGKELIARAIHYNSPRARQPLVTVNCGAIPETLLESELFGHCKGAFTDAASNKLGLFAEADGGSIFLDEIGELPLALQVKLLRVLQEGEFKRLGDTRTMKVDTRVIAATTKNLALEVSEGRFRDDLYYRINVLQICVPPLRDRRLDIPLLANHFIDKTRERLGCEARELSPQVMRTLQQYPWPGNVRELENVIERAMIMAQGKRIEVDDLPPEIVNSKGTEFQPQEEADLSIKAASRLLEKNLIQRALEKTGGNRTQAARLLEISHPALLYKMKAYGLGDSQRG